In the genome of Candidatus Neomarinimicrobiota bacterium, one region contains:
- a CDS encoding PAS domain S-box protein — translation MKNKPSDTANHSIDTMAEAVFIVELPSRKIKYVNNSLEVIFGYEYEECLGKTTELFYPGVKDFKSFGVRLKKAIEQNKEVLQVETRLKRKNGEIFPAEIVASFMKEEGKVNQVISIVRDISKRKAAEELLKREKYYLDRLHNTIGEAIFTVSIPDRVIRHVNNSVERIFGYSPKECLGKSTQLFYPTEEEFLNVGEELTERIKRGDDFLRTVRNLKKKSGEIFPAEISTSIMRIGNGVNQVISIVRDLTVGKHAQEALQESEEKYKTFFRGSNDAIYLTSTDGKFEDVNDSLLNLFGFSKKELMSMNVKDLYFNPLDRKNFRTEIEDKGSVKDYKLSLKKKDGTEIFCLLTSNVRRNQDDTMIGYQGIIRDISSKIKAEEELQKFSNAIEQASEMILISDSEGNIQYINPEFERLTGFNKQDILGKTPRILKSGKHPEEFYKKMWATILAGDTFRGLIINKKKNGDLYYEEKIILPLKDADGNITHFVSNGRDITEQINAQKKIEEQRKFLRQVLDINPNIIFAKDREGKFTLANKAMADLLNTTIKNIIGKTSRDFNLDEEGQAMILRDDKDVFDTLKEVNSPENTLIDPKGNKHIFHTIKRPVIDENGKASHLLAVLMDITDQKKSENEKFNLERKLERARRMESLGILAGGVAHDLNNILGPILGYPDLILSTLPQNSPIRGDIEMIKASAERASDVVQDLLTLARRGKYEMKVLDINKLITEYVNSSVFDSKKSKYPDVKVKLSLKENLSAVRGSEPHLAKAIMNLTINAFESMLHGGTLSIRTYIRTIPKQYLLLNEIPEGEYVIIEVEDSGYGIANEDLTRIFEPFYTRKEMGASGSGLGLSVVLGVVEDHGGYVDVSTEKGIGTKFSIYLQPSPFLEENLTTPDKNLRGTENILVVDDGSEQRTLAERLITSLGYKVDSVDTGNAAIEKIKKKNFDLIVLDMIIEDDFDGLDTFKEIIKFRPDQRAIIVSGYAETGRVKEARKLGVGKYIRKPYSLDKIGTAIRYELDRK, via the coding sequence ATGAAAAATAAACCTTCCGATACCGCAAATCATTCCATTGACACTATGGCGGAAGCTGTCTTCATAGTTGAGCTGCCAAGCAGAAAAATAAAATATGTGAACAATTCTCTTGAAGTGATTTTCGGATATGAGTATGAGGAGTGCTTAGGAAAGACTACAGAATTATTCTATCCGGGCGTCAAAGATTTTAAATCATTTGGGGTACGACTCAAAAAGGCGATCGAGCAAAATAAGGAAGTGCTTCAAGTAGAGACTCGCTTGAAGAGAAAAAACGGCGAAATTTTCCCCGCCGAAATTGTTGCTTCTTTTATGAAAGAGGAAGGGAAAGTCAATCAGGTTATAAGTATAGTCAGAGATATCAGCAAACGCAAAGCCGCTGAAGAACTGCTTAAGCGAGAGAAATATTATCTTGACCGTCTTCATAATACGATCGGGGAAGCAATTTTCACCGTAAGCATTCCTGATCGGGTGATCCGGCATGTAAATAATTCTGTCGAAAGAATTTTCGGATATAGCCCTAAAGAGTGCCTTGGCAAAAGCACCCAACTCTTCTATCCAACCGAAGAGGAGTTTCTCAATGTAGGGGAGGAGCTCACGGAAAGAATCAAAAGAGGAGATGATTTTCTTCGAACGGTACGCAATCTCAAGAAAAAAAGCGGTGAGATTTTTCCCGCTGAGATATCAACTTCGATCATGAGGATAGGAAATGGTGTAAACCAGGTAATCAGCATAGTCCGCGATCTTACGGTGGGAAAACATGCTCAGGAAGCTCTCCAGGAAAGTGAAGAAAAGTATAAAACATTTTTCCGTGGATCGAATGACGCTATCTACCTAACAAGCACCGACGGTAAATTCGAGGATGTGAATGATTCACTGCTTAATCTGTTTGGTTTCAGCAAGAAAGAGTTAATGTCGATGAACGTCAAGGATCTTTATTTTAACCCGTTGGACAGAAAAAACTTCCGAACTGAAATAGAAGATAAGGGCTCTGTAAAAGACTATAAGTTATCGCTGAAGAAAAAGGACGGGACTGAGATCTTTTGTTTATTGACAAGCAACGTCAGAAGAAATCAAGACGATACGATGATAGGTTATCAGGGTATTATCAGGGATATATCGAGCAAGATAAAGGCGGAGGAAGAGCTTCAAAAATTTTCAAACGCCATTGAACAAGCGTCGGAGATGATATTGATATCCGACAGCGAAGGGAATATCCAATATATCAATCCCGAATTTGAAAGGCTGACCGGTTTCAATAAACAGGACATTCTGGGGAAAACGCCTAGGATCCTTAAATCAGGCAAACATCCTGAAGAATTCTATAAAAAGATGTGGGCTACTATCTTAGCCGGCGATACGTTCAGGGGTTTGATTATAAATAAAAAGAAAAACGGAGATCTCTATTACGAAGAAAAAATCATCTTGCCGCTTAAAGACGCAGATGGCAATATCACTCATTTCGTCTCCAATGGAAGAGATATTACAGAACAAATAAACGCACAGAAAAAGATAGAAGAACAAAGAAAATTTCTCAGGCAGGTTCTGGATATAAACCCAAACATCATCTTTGCCAAAGACAGGGAAGGAAAGTTTACGCTCGCCAATAAGGCGATGGCAGATCTGTTAAATACTACTATCAAAAATATTATCGGAAAAACAAGCAGAGATTTCAATCTGGATGAAGAAGGACAGGCGATGATCCTTCGAGACGACAAGGACGTTTTCGACACTCTCAAGGAAGTAAATAGCCCTGAAAATACTCTGATCGATCCTAAAGGTAATAAACACATTTTCCATACGATCAAACGACCTGTTATAGACGAAAACGGTAAAGCAAGCCATCTCCTGGCTGTCTTGATGGATATTACGGATCAAAAAAAATCCGAAAATGAAAAATTTAATCTTGAAAGAAAGCTCGAAAGAGCGCGTCGAATGGAATCGCTCGGAATCCTTGCCGGTGGAGTTGCGCACGATCTTAATAACATCTTGGGACCGATTCTTGGCTATCCCGATTTAATACTTTCGACTCTTCCCCAAAACAGTCCGATCAGAGGTGACATCGAGATGATTAAAGCATCCGCTGAAAGAGCCTCCGATGTTGTTCAAGATTTGCTGACACTTGCCCGTAGAGGCAAGTATGAAATGAAGGTACTGGATATCAACAAACTAATAACAGAATACGTAAATTCTTCAGTTTTCGACAGCAAAAAATCGAAATATCCGGATGTGAAAGTTAAGTTGTCTCTCAAAGAAAACTTAAGCGCTGTTAGGGGCTCCGAACCGCATTTGGCTAAGGCAATTATGAACCTGACAATAAATGCCTTCGAATCAATGCTCCATGGCGGAACACTCAGCATAAGAACTTATATCAGAACGATACCGAAACAATATTTACTTTTGAACGAAATTCCTGAAGGTGAGTATGTAATCATTGAAGTAGAGGACAGCGGATACGGAATCGCGAATGAGGATTTAACCCGCATATTTGAACCTTTTTATACAAGGAAAGAAATGGGGGCCAGCGGTTCCGGTCTTGGGTTATCTGTAGTCCTGGGGGTAGTGGAAGACCACGGTGGTTATGTCGATGTTTCGACTGAAAAAGGGATTGGAACTAAATTTTCTATCTATTTGCAACCCTCCCCGTTTTTAGAAGAGAATCTTACAACACCTGATAAAAATCTCAGGGGAACTGAAAATATTCTGGTGGTCGACGACGGAAGTGAACAACGCACATTAGCAGAAAGGCTTATCACATCGTTGGGGTATAAAGTTGACAGCGTTGATACTGGCAATGCCGCTATTGAAAAAATAAAAAAGAAAAATTTTGATCTGATCGTACTCGATATGATCATTGAAGATGACTTCGATGGACTCGATACATTCAAAGAGATAATAAAGTTTCGTCCGGACCAGAGAGCAATTATTGTCAGCGGCTACGCCGAAACCGGAAGGGTCAAGGAAGCCCGGAAACTCGGTGTGGGAAAATATATCAGAAAACCTTACTCGCTCGACAAAATCGGCACCGCCATTCGCTACGAACTTGATAGAAAGTAA
- a CDS encoding cold shock domain-containing protein, producing the protein MAERETGTVKWFNSRKGFGFIEREGADDVFVHYSAISGDGFRNLEEGQKVEFTVTDGDKGPQAENVTLGQE; encoded by the coding sequence ATGGCAGAACGCGAAACAGGCACGGTAAAATGGTTCAACTCGCGAAAGGGCTTCGGCTTTATTGAGCGGGAAGGTGCGGATGATGTATTCGTCCATTACTCTGCAATTTCAGGAGACGGATTCCGGAACCTTGAAGAAGGCCAGAAAGTGGAATTCACCGTCACCGACGGAGATAAAGGACCACAAGCTGAGAATGTGACTCTCGGTCAAGAGTAG